The following proteins are encoded in a genomic region of Tachysurus fulvidraco isolate hzauxx_2018 chromosome 22, HZAU_PFXX_2.0, whole genome shotgun sequence:
- the c22h7orf25 gene encoding UPF0415 protein C7orf25 homolog, translated as MATSPLLQECIETAEDLLKRVDLLCSRQDQEVEGRAKLCSKLRAELKFLQKVKAGHVAIKESHLQSTNLTHLKAVVESAESLENVISVLHVFAYEGLDGRKQTLVVDVVANQGHTWIKAIGRKAEALHNIWQGRGQYGDKSVIRQAEDYLEASRQQLIQYSNPHIIFAFYNGVSSPMADRLKEMGISVKGDIVAVNTVVESYEDDDEDEEDSDFTQDEQDVEDDNEEDDEELQLMHTRVDRDTIVASLAFPTDVKVAECPRVNLDITTLITYVSSLSHGNCHFTFREYVLTEQAAQERQEQVLPKLNAFMEGKELFACQSAVQDFRTILDTLGGPGERERAEKLLTRVTVVPDQPSERTQRLVVSSKVNHRSLMIFGTGDTLRAVTMTANSGFVRAAANQGMRYSVFIHQPRALTEGKEWRATPI; from the coding sequence ATGGCCACCAGCCCATTGCTCCAGGAATGCATCGAAACAGCCGAGGACCTGCTGAAGCGAGTTGATCTACTGTGCAGCCGCCAGGACCAGGAAGTAGAGGGACGCGCCAAACTGTGCAGCAAACTCCGTGCAGAGCTCAAATTCTTGCAGAAGGTGAAAGCCGGGCATGTCGCCATTAAAGAGTCTCACCTGCAGAGCACCAACCTGACTCACCTGAAAGCCGTCGTCGAGTCGGCTGAGAGCCTAGAGAATGTCATCAGCGTTTTGCACGTGTTTGCTTATGAAGGTCTAGATGGGCGGAAGCAGACGCTGGTTGTGGATGTGGTGGCGAACCAAGGCCACACGTGGATAAAGGCCATCGGCCGCAAAGCAGAGGCGTTACACAATATATGGCAGGGCCGAGGGCAGTACGGTGACAAAAGTGTGATCAGGCAAGCAGAAGATTACCTGGAGGCCAGTCGCCAGCAGCTCATTCAGTACAGCAACCCACACATCATCTTTGCCTTCTATAATGGTGTCTCTAGTCCGATGGCCGACAGACTCAAAGAGATGGGCATCTCTGTTAAAGGTGACATTGTTGCCGTGAACACGGTGGTTGAATCATATGAGGACGAcgatgaggatgaagaggacAGCGACTTCACCCAGGACGAGCAGGACGTTGAGGATGACAatgaagaggatgatgaagaaTTGCAACTCATGCATACCCGTGTGGACCGAGACACTATTGTGGCGAGCCTGGCGTTCCCCACCGATGTCAAGGTAGCAGAGTGTCCACGAGTAAACCTCGACATCACCACGCTCATCACATACGTGTCTTCTCTGAGTCACGGGAACTGCCACTTCACCTTCAGGGAGTATGTACTGACCGAGCAGGCCGCTCAGGAGCGTCAGGAGCAGGTGCTTCCCAAGCTCAACGCCTTCATGGAGGGGAAAGAGCTTTTCGCATGCCAGTCGGCTGTGCAGGACTTTCGCACCATCCTCGACACACTCGGTGGCCCTGGCGAAAGAGAACGAGCCGAGAAGCTCCTCACCAGAGTCACTGTAGTCCCCGATCAGCCCTCGGAGCGCACACAGCGTCTGGTAGTTAGCTCCAAGGTCAACCATAGGTCACTTATGATTTTTGGGACTGGTGATACTCTCCGTGCTGTCACTATGACCGCAAACAGTGGGTTTGTGCGTGCTGCTGCTAACCAAGGCATGCGCTACAGCGTGTTTATCCATCAACCTCGAGCACTGACTGAAGGCAAAGAATGGAGAGCCACGCCCATATGA